One segment of Geomonas ferrireducens DNA contains the following:
- a CDS encoding metal ABC transporter substrate-binding protein, with amino-acid sequence MKWLTVLLLALVLLLPGCSRQESQSGKLQVVTTLFPLYDFARTIGGDKAQVTLLLPPGVEPHSFEPRPEDVVRVNRADLFVYTNAVMEPWAANIISGLDKGKVAVVEGGRGIHLMQGPVSDQHREAHDDAHDGKGGDPHIWLDFDNARTIVRNILAAYITRDPANKAYYEQNAVGLDRQLAALDQRFKDTLANCPKKVLLHGGHYAFGYMAKRYGLKYISASAVNADAEPTPAKLAELVQVMRREHLGYVYTEELLSPRVAETIARETGAKVLMLRAGHNVTKDELQKGVTFVSLMEENLKNLKTGLQ; translated from the coding sequence ATGAAATGGCTAACGGTGTTGCTGCTGGCCCTGGTTCTTTTGCTACCGGGGTGCAGTCGTCAGGAAAGTCAAAGCGGAAAGCTGCAGGTGGTGACGACCCTGTTCCCTCTCTACGACTTCGCCAGGACGATCGGTGGCGATAAGGCGCAGGTGACGCTGCTCCTTCCGCCGGGAGTCGAGCCGCACAGCTTCGAACCGCGGCCTGAAGACGTGGTGCGGGTGAACCGGGCCGACCTCTTCGTCTACACCAATGCGGTGATGGAACCGTGGGCGGCTAACATCATCTCGGGGCTGGATAAGGGCAAGGTGGCGGTGGTCGAAGGAGGAAGGGGGATTCACCTCATGCAGGGGCCGGTATCGGACCAGCACCGCGAAGCGCACGATGATGCCCACGACGGGAAGGGGGGCGACCCGCACATCTGGCTCGACTTCGACAACGCGCGCACCATCGTGAGAAACATCCTTGCCGCCTACATCACACGCGATCCCGCGAACAAGGCGTACTACGAGCAGAATGCCGTCGGGTTGGACCGGCAGCTGGCTGCACTGGACCAGCGCTTCAAGGATACCCTCGCCAACTGCCCTAAGAAGGTGCTGCTGCATGGTGGACACTATGCCTTCGGCTATATGGCGAAAAGGTACGGCCTGAAGTACATCTCGGCCTCCGCGGTGAACGCCGATGCCGAACCCACTCCGGCTAAGCTCGCTGAACTTGTGCAGGTAATGCGCCGCGAGCATTTGGGTTACGTCTATACCGAAGAGCTGTTGAGTCCCCGCGTCGCCGAGACCATAGCGCGCGAGACCGGGGCCAAGGTCCTCATGCTGCGAGCCGGGCACAACGTCACTAAGGACGAGTTGCAAAAGGGCGTCACTTTCGTCTCCCTAATGGAAGAAAACCTCAAGAACTTGAAGACGGGGCTGCAATGA
- the rpe gene encoding ribulose-phosphate 3-epimerase — MKKIAPSILSADFARLGEEIKAIEAAGADYVHVDVMDGQFVPNITIGPLIVEAARRATTLPLDVHLMIVDPDRYIPDFAKAGSDIIVVHAEATNHLHRTVQLIKSFGKKAGVSLNPATPLNVLDYVMEELDLILLMTVNPGFGGQSFIEACIPKIQTLRSTMDRRGVEAELEVDGGVKIDNIARIAHAGADVFVAGSAVFNSPDYAATIAELKKRAKEPVL; from the coding sequence ATGAAAAAGATCGCTCCCTCCATACTTTCCGCCGACTTCGCCCGTCTGGGCGAGGAGATCAAGGCCATCGAGGCGGCAGGCGCCGATTACGTACACGTCGATGTCATGGACGGCCAGTTCGTCCCCAACATCACCATCGGCCCGCTCATCGTGGAGGCGGCGCGCCGTGCGACCACCCTGCCGCTCGACGTACACCTGATGATCGTCGACCCGGACCGCTACATCCCGGACTTCGCCAAGGCGGGGAGCGACATCATCGTCGTTCACGCCGAGGCGACCAACCACTTGCACCGCACTGTCCAGCTCATCAAGTCATTCGGGAAGAAGGCGGGCGTGTCGCTCAACCCGGCGACGCCGCTGAACGTCCTTGACTACGTCATGGAGGAGCTCGACCTGATCCTGCTCATGACGGTGAACCCCGGGTTCGGGGGGCAGTCCTTCATCGAGGCGTGCATCCCGAAGATCCAGACGCTCCGCTCCACCATGGACCGTCGCGGCGTCGAGGCGGAGCTCGAGGTGGACGGCGGCGTGAAGATCGACAACATCGCCCGCATCGCCCACGCCGGTGCCGACGTCTTCGTGGCGGGGAGCGCCGTCTTCAACTCGCCCGACTACGCCGCCACCATCGCCGAGCTCAAGAAAAGGGCCAAGGAGCCGGTGCTCTGA
- a CDS encoding thioredoxin fold domain-containing protein has product MIPWETDMGKALARGKAEQKTLLLEFFSPECIGCKQMEAVTFADPQVVNFISDHVIPVRIPVSSVTQTADFRVSWTPTLITLDLYGREHQRSVGFLPPSDMIGSVLLGMGKVCLDNGQFNEAVIQFNTLLNGCPKSAAAPEAVYLRGVARFSASHDPAALKDIYQQLSSQYPESDWTRRAEPFTLL; this is encoded by the coding sequence ATGATACCTTGGGAAACGGACATGGGAAAAGCGCTGGCTCGGGGGAAGGCGGAACAGAAGACACTGCTGCTGGAGTTCTTCAGCCCGGAATGCATCGGCTGCAAACAGATGGAGGCGGTAACCTTCGCCGACCCGCAGGTCGTCAACTTCATCTCGGACCACGTCATACCCGTAAGGATTCCGGTCAGTTCCGTCACCCAAACCGCCGACTTCCGGGTGAGCTGGACCCCGACCCTCATCACCCTCGACCTGTACGGCCGCGAACACCAGCGCAGCGTCGGCTTCCTCCCCCCCTCCGATATGATCGGCTCGGTGCTCCTCGGCATGGGTAAGGTCTGCCTGGACAACGGGCAGTTCAACGAAGCGGTGATCCAGTTCAACACCCTTTTAAACGGTTGCCCGAAGAGCGCTGCGGCGCCCGAAGCGGTCTACCTGCGCGGCGTAGCGCGTTTCAGTGCGAGCCACGACCCGGCGGCCCTCAAAGACATCTACCAGCAGCTATCCAGCCAGTACCCCGAAAGCGACTGGACCAGGCGCGCCGAACCGTTCACCCTGCTTTGA
- a CDS encoding Fur family transcriptional regulator, with protein MEQRHAAVLKAAGMKATPKRLAILELLEAESGYASPEELWKTLKGRFDRLGLPTVYRNLEELSESGVLTKVIHPNRQLYYYFCRNPEHHHHFVCLSCRKVEDIPSCGIDALEREVSIRNGGKVLSHILQLNGLCGGCAKKGEKA; from the coding sequence ATGGAGCAGCGTCACGCGGCGGTACTCAAAGCGGCTGGTATGAAAGCGACCCCCAAACGGTTGGCCATTCTCGAGCTGCTTGAGGCTGAGTCGGGGTACGCGAGTCCCGAGGAACTCTGGAAGACGTTGAAGGGACGCTTCGACCGTCTCGGGCTACCAACGGTGTACCGCAACCTGGAGGAACTTTCGGAGAGCGGCGTCCTCACCAAGGTGATCCATCCTAACCGCCAGCTGTACTACTACTTTTGCAGAAACCCGGAACACCATCACCACTTCGTATGCCTTTCGTGCCGCAAGGTTGAGGACATTCCTTCTTGCGGCATCGATGCGTTGGAGCGTGAGGTGAGCATCCGTAACGGCGGGAAGGTGCTGTCGCACATCTTGCAGTTGAACGGTCTGTGCGGCGGTTGCGCCAAAAAAGGAGAAAAGGCATGA
- a CDS encoding metal ABC transporter ATP-binding protein, producing the protein MTDKALTVQNLCAGYHGTEVLQDVSFTVNPGDYVGICGPNGSGKSTMIKIILGLLAPTAGAISVLGKPLGGFHDWRRIGYLPQGLQFFNPHFPATVDEVIRLGRLSAKKFPRRFTKDDTRAVEQTMEWMGISHIRGKMIGELSGGLRQRVLLARALVNDPALLVMDEPTTALDPETRESFYKLIFEMNREKKATVLLVTHDTATIGKYASHLLYLDKKVIFYGSFDDFCNSTEMTGFFGEHGQHLVCHRH; encoded by the coding sequence ATGACAGACAAAGCTCTCACCGTGCAGAACCTCTGCGCCGGCTATCACGGGACCGAGGTGCTGCAGGACGTCTCTTTCACGGTCAATCCGGGCGACTACGTGGGCATCTGCGGGCCGAACGGCTCCGGGAAGAGCACCATGATAAAGATCATCCTGGGACTTCTCGCTCCCACCGCCGGCGCCATTTCCGTCCTCGGTAAGCCCCTCGGGGGCTTCCACGACTGGCGCCGGATCGGGTATCTGCCGCAGGGATTGCAGTTCTTCAACCCGCACTTCCCGGCCACGGTCGACGAGGTGATCCGGCTCGGTCGGCTTTCCGCGAAGAAATTTCCCCGGCGCTTCACGAAGGACGATACCCGGGCCGTGGAGCAGACCATGGAGTGGATGGGGATCTCCCACATCAGGGGGAAGATGATCGGCGAGCTTTCCGGGGGACTCAGGCAACGGGTGCTCCTGGCGCGGGCGTTGGTGAACGACCCGGCGCTGCTCGTGATGGACGAACCGACGACGGCGCTCGACCCGGAGACCAGGGAGAGCTTCTACAAGCTCATCTTCGAGATGAACCGGGAGAAAAAGGCCACGGTACTCCTGGTGACCCACGATACGGCAACTATCGGGAAGTACGCCTCGCACCTGCTTTACCTGGACAAGAAGGTTATTTTCTACGGCAGTTTCGACGATTTCTGCAATTCCACCGAGATGACCGGGTTCTTCGGCGAGCACGGTCAGCACCTTGTTTGCCACAGGCACTAA
- a CDS encoding TraB/GumN family protein yields MRKFANVFLILFFADGFLSVLDEISSLFGPVEPLSLFRMQVASTVLFFAVLLYLCMWVDRRIPKRLFIPLIVFPFAVPMLAWLIPALGESRLYSILMSLIQVGVPPLLIAQYRDGKEPGLTLPSWRFEGPVFGLKNTLFFTAANVVALPVFLTLFTLSSTDAWANLNTGGFVRVAPGGLYMTERVYKRGSQTVKLSGMIHVGEKGYYEDVTRGPVQGRTIVLAEGVTDRSQVLKNRFDYRKVADFLGLASQEKMLFSGNVIDDKALDAARRPAGKGPDIMLADTDLATFRPETLLFLNQVGKELGSHGSVVDGVLSLNRWAEKNVTPKMYEVIREDILTRRNEVVLSYLDRALKGYDTVVIPWGALHMKGIEAGVKERGFVLKEEKKRLGVDFKTIAEANKK; encoded by the coding sequence ATGAGAAAATTCGCCAACGTCTTCCTGATCCTCTTCTTCGCCGACGGTTTCCTCTCCGTTCTGGACGAGATTTCCTCGCTCTTCGGACCGGTGGAGCCGCTCTCCCTGTTCCGGATGCAGGTCGCAAGCACGGTGCTCTTCTTCGCCGTGCTCCTCTACCTCTGCATGTGGGTGGACCGGCGCATCCCCAAGCGGCTCTTCATCCCGCTGATCGTCTTCCCGTTCGCCGTCCCTATGCTCGCGTGGCTAATACCGGCGCTCGGCGAGTCGCGGCTCTACTCGATACTCATGTCCTTGATCCAGGTAGGTGTACCTCCCCTGCTCATCGCGCAGTACCGCGATGGCAAGGAGCCGGGACTTACCCTCCCCTCCTGGCGCTTCGAAGGCCCCGTGTTCGGCCTTAAAAACACCCTTTTCTTCACCGCGGCGAACGTGGTGGCGCTCCCGGTCTTTCTCACCCTCTTCACCCTGAGCAGCACCGACGCCTGGGCCAACCTCAACACCGGGGGCTTCGTGCGCGTGGCGCCGGGCGGCCTGTACATGACCGAGCGCGTCTACAAGCGGGGGAGCCAGACCGTGAAGCTTTCCGGGATGATCCACGTGGGTGAGAAGGGTTACTACGAGGACGTGACCAGGGGGCCGGTGCAGGGGCGCACTATCGTGCTGGCGGAAGGGGTGACCGACCGGAGCCAGGTGCTGAAAAACCGTTTCGACTACCGTAAGGTCGCGGACTTCCTGGGGCTCGCCTCCCAGGAGAAGATGCTCTTTTCCGGCAACGTCATCGATGACAAGGCGCTCGACGCCGCGCGCCGCCCCGCAGGCAAAGGACCCGACATCATGCTCGCCGACACGGACCTCGCCACCTTCCGGCCGGAGACCCTGCTCTTTCTGAACCAGGTCGGCAAGGAACTCGGGAGCCACGGCTCCGTCGTCGACGGGGTCCTGAGCCTCAACCGCTGGGCCGAAAAGAACGTCACCCCGAAGATGTACGAAGTCATCAGGGAGGACATCCTCACCCGCCGCAACGAGGTGGTCCTCAGCTACCTGGATCGGGCCCTGAAGGGGTACGACACCGTGGTTATCCCTTGGGGCGCGCTGCACATGAAGGGAATCGAGGCCGGGGTGAAAGAGCGTGGCTTCGTGCTGAAGGAAGAAAAGAAGCGCCTCGGCGTGGACTTCAAAACCATCGCCGAGGCGAATAAGAAGTAG
- a CDS encoding PilZ-like domain-containing protein produces MRRETYNYKDYFHAGQKARVEVSLSGDTVFNDGAVVTEIDDTGIRLRLSREKLPEGVLLRRESPLVVRVGVSGNSYRCKCVVLDDHAEEDLRVGVVERVTPEDQREYFRLGTDIPVILFNVTAGTAEESGAAGLRVAAQNSLPRIVNISGGGLRTETEMEMTRDDIVYATFHLPLPEPKIVPVVAQVMHSEELRRNEGIVFSAGLRFMHINERDRDAIVRYVCNEEIKRIRMCRKDFYSIPTS; encoded by the coding sequence ATGCGAAGAGAAACGTACAACTATAAGGATTACTTCCATGCCGGGCAGAAGGCCCGGGTAGAGGTGTCATTATCAGGGGATACGGTTTTCAACGATGGCGCCGTGGTAACGGAGATCGACGACACCGGCATCCGTCTGCGTCTTTCCCGGGAGAAGCTCCCCGAGGGGGTGCTGCTGCGTCGGGAGTCCCCCCTGGTGGTTCGCGTAGGGGTGAGCGGCAACAGCTACCGTTGCAAGTGCGTAGTCCTCGACGATCACGCCGAAGAGGACCTGCGGGTGGGGGTCGTGGAAAGGGTAACTCCGGAAGACCAGCGCGAATATTTCCGCCTCGGTACCGACATCCCGGTTATCCTGTTCAACGTGACTGCCGGCACCGCCGAAGAGAGCGGTGCCGCCGGACTGCGGGTAGCTGCGCAGAACAGCCTGCCGCGCATCGTGAACATCAGCGGCGGCGGTCTGCGCACCGAGACCGAGATGGAGATGACCCGCGACGACATCGTCTATGCCACCTTCCACCTGCCGCTGCCGGAGCCTAAGATCGTGCCTGTCGTCGCCCAGGTGATGCACAGTGAGGAGTTGCGCCGCAACGAAGGGATCGTGTTCAGCGCGGGTCTGCGTTTCATGCACATCAACGAGCGCGACCGCGACGCCATCGTCCGTTACGTCTGCAACGAAGAGATCAAGCGCATCAGGATGTGCCGGAAGGACTTCTACTCCATCCCGACCAGCTAA
- the rsmB gene encoding 16S rRNA (cytosine(967)-C(5))-methyltransferase RsmB, with translation MSSKNPRRAAFDILLRIEKEKSFADILIDHELSKDIIKGADRGLLTELVYGVLRRQGTLDYIIGQFSKQRTDKLELYVLLLLRLGLYQCFFLDRVPVSAAVNETVKLAKELAPRASGFINAILRNADRNRDNISYPDRAENPAGYLAVRYSHPAWLTRQWIEQMGVEEAEALAAAMSEPPPLTVRVNTLRVSREALLERLAAEGVSCSATRWSPDGIRLNQSGQITRLASFRDGLFTVQDESSQLAPLFLSPEKGDRVLDACAAPGGKSTQIAQLMGDSGEIYACDVNHKKLRLIKDTCDRLGIASVRTFTMDATSPSPAIKEVTFQRILVDAPCSGLGVIRRNPEGKWSKSGDDLLQLARTQITILENLGKYLEKGGALLYATCSTSLQENEFVVDSFLRDHPEFVAEDLRGLFPELTPLFTERGFFRSWPHRDGMDGFFAARLKKIK, from the coding sequence TTGTCCAGCAAAAACCCGCGCCGCGCCGCCTTCGATATCCTGCTCCGGATCGAAAAAGAAAAGTCCTTCGCAGACATCCTCATAGACCACGAGCTCTCCAAGGACATCATAAAGGGGGCCGATCGAGGCCTTCTGACCGAACTGGTGTACGGCGTCCTGCGCCGCCAGGGAACCCTGGATTACATCATCGGGCAGTTCTCCAAGCAGAGGACCGACAAGCTCGAGCTCTACGTGCTCCTCTTGCTGCGCCTTGGGCTATACCAGTGCTTCTTCCTCGACCGCGTCCCGGTTTCCGCCGCGGTGAACGAGACGGTGAAGCTCGCCAAGGAGCTCGCGCCGCGCGCGTCCGGTTTCATCAACGCGATTCTCAGAAACGCGGACCGAAACCGCGACAACATCAGCTACCCCGACCGTGCCGAGAACCCGGCGGGGTACCTCGCCGTGCGTTACTCGCACCCCGCCTGGCTCACCCGGCAGTGGATCGAGCAGATGGGGGTGGAGGAGGCCGAGGCGCTGGCTGCTGCCATGTCGGAGCCCCCCCCGCTGACCGTGAGGGTCAACACGCTGCGCGTCTCGCGCGAGGCGCTTTTGGAGCGCCTGGCCGCTGAGGGAGTGAGCTGCAGTGCGACCCGCTGGTCTCCGGACGGGATCAGGCTGAACCAGTCCGGGCAGATCACGAGGCTTGCCTCCTTCCGCGACGGCCTCTTCACCGTGCAGGACGAATCGAGCCAGCTTGCCCCGCTCTTTCTCTCCCCGGAGAAGGGGGACCGGGTGCTCGATGCCTGCGCCGCCCCAGGTGGCAAGTCGACGCAGATCGCCCAGCTCATGGGGGACTCCGGTGAGATCTACGCCTGCGACGTGAACCACAAGAAGCTGAGGCTCATCAAGGACACCTGCGACCGTCTCGGCATCGCCTCGGTGCGTACCTTCACCATGGATGCCACCTCCCCCTCCCCCGCGATCAAGGAGGTCACCTTCCAGAGGATCCTGGTGGATGCCCCCTGCTCGGGCCTGGGAGTGATCCGGCGCAACCCGGAAGGAAAATGGAGCAAATCCGGCGACGATCTCCTGCAGCTCGCCCGGACCCAGATCACCATCCTGGAAAACCTCGGCAAGTACCTCGAGAAGGGGGGGGCGCTCCTCTACGCGACCTGCTCGACGAGCCTCCAGGAGAACGAGTTCGTGGTGGACAGCTTCCTGCGCGACCACCCCGAATTCGTCGCCGAGGACCTGCGCGGTCTCTTCCCCGAACTGACCCCGCTTTTCACGGAGCGCGGCTTCTTCAGAAGCTGGCCGCACCGCGACGGCATGGACGGCTTCTTCGCCGCCCGGCTCAAGAAAATCAAGTAG
- the cls gene encoding cardiolipin synthase: MHALDHIFTGLLFASLAALALLSAGHALVNKRDPRSALGWILTCLAIPLFGPIFYWGMGVNRIYSRAKRWHRESGALPIITPTVKDIPSARLPGELAYLRELRNLSERVVSTRLLPGNHLVPLENGEEAYPAMLAAIDAAVSSVHLSTYIFDGDDTGRRFVAALARAADRGVEVRVIVDSLGEKYSRPTARELLKGSGVKFRHFLPLRPGGYLNLRNHRKILVVDGRIGFTGGMNIGSRHMVTTPAPVVKDLHFQVLGPVVADLQRTFVEDWHFAKGKQLTDARYFPELEEAGSALVRAVSDGPDKDFRKLNWIILGALSCARRTVTIVTPYFIPDRPLISALITAALRGVEITLVLPEVNNLPYVQWASSSYLWELLQQGVHIYAQPAPFVHTKFMVVDRSWSLIGSANLDPRSLRLNFEFNLEVYDLEFAATLEGRCMATLALSREITLAEMDARPLAVKLRDAGAKLFSPYL; the protein is encoded by the coding sequence ATGCATGCCCTGGACCACATTTTCACCGGACTTCTCTTCGCCTCGTTGGCCGCGCTCGCGCTCCTCTCGGCAGGGCACGCCCTCGTCAACAAGCGCGATCCCCGCTCTGCGCTCGGCTGGATCCTCACCTGCCTCGCCATTCCGCTTTTCGGCCCCATCTTCTACTGGGGCATGGGCGTCAACCGCATCTACAGCCGCGCCAAGCGCTGGCACCGCGAGTCCGGCGCCCTCCCCATAATCACCCCGACGGTGAAAGACATCCCCTCGGCGCGCCTCCCGGGGGAGCTCGCCTACCTTAGGGAATTGAGAAACCTCTCCGAGCGGGTGGTGAGCACCAGGCTTCTCCCGGGCAACCATCTGGTTCCCCTGGAAAACGGCGAGGAGGCCTACCCGGCCATGCTGGCCGCCATAGACGCGGCCGTCTCTTCGGTGCACCTCTCCACCTACATCTTCGACGGTGACGACACCGGCAGACGCTTCGTTGCCGCCCTCGCCCGGGCGGCTGACCGCGGGGTCGAGGTGCGGGTGATCGTGGACAGCCTGGGGGAAAAGTACTCAAGACCTACGGCGCGGGAGCTTTTGAAGGGGAGCGGGGTGAAATTCCGTCATTTCCTGCCGCTGCGTCCGGGAGGGTACCTGAACCTGCGCAACCACAGAAAGATCCTGGTCGTGGACGGGCGCATCGGTTTTACCGGCGGCATGAACATCGGCAGCAGGCACATGGTGACCACGCCCGCACCGGTGGTGAAGGACCTGCACTTCCAGGTGCTCGGTCCGGTGGTGGCGGACCTGCAAAGGACCTTCGTCGAGGACTGGCACTTCGCCAAGGGGAAACAACTGACCGACGCGCGCTACTTCCCCGAGCTCGAAGAGGCGGGAAGCGCCCTCGTGCGGGCGGTGAGCGACGGGCCGGACAAGGACTTCCGCAAGCTCAACTGGATCATCCTCGGCGCTCTTTCCTGCGCCCGCAGGACGGTGACCATCGTCACTCCCTACTTCATCCCGGACCGCCCGCTCATCTCGGCGCTGATCACGGCAGCCTTGCGCGGTGTCGAGATCACCCTGGTGCTTCCCGAGGTGAACAACCTTCCCTATGTGCAGTGGGCGAGCAGCTCCTACCTGTGGGAGCTGCTGCAGCAGGGAGTGCACATCTATGCCCAGCCCGCCCCGTTCGTGCACACAAAGTTCATGGTGGTTGACCGAAGCTGGAGCCTGATCGGAAGCGCCAACCTTGACCCGAGGAGCCTCCGGCTCAACTTCGAGTTCAACCTCGAAGTCTACGACCTGGAGTTCGCCGCCACCCTCGAGGGGCGCTGCATGGCCACCCTCGCCCTCTCCCGCGAGATCACCCTCGCCGAGATGGACGCCCGCCCGCTCGCCGTGAAGCTGCGTGACGCCGGCGCGAAGCTCTTTTCCCCCTACCTTTAA
- a CDS encoding NUDIX hydrolase, producing MEPAEVRERLKRSLAERRRVPMEAGPVPAAVLIPLFMKDGEYHVLFTKRTTHLTHHSGEISFPGGRCEESDRDSADTATREAWEEVGIDPGDVEILGELDDCHSIHNYLVTPVVGIFPENYLLTVNDAEIERLIEVPLSHFSKPGVYRVEYWNHKGIENYPMYFYLYGEDEIWGLTARILKNFLDVLWGVEQAGEDSEQF from the coding sequence TTGGAACCGGCCGAGGTGCGGGAGAGGCTGAAGCGCTCTCTCGCCGAGCGCCGGCGCGTCCCGATGGAGGCCGGGCCGGTTCCCGCCGCCGTCCTGATCCCGCTTTTTATGAAAGACGGCGAGTACCACGTCCTCTTCACCAAGAGGACCACCCACCTGACGCACCACAGCGGCGAGATCTCCTTTCCGGGGGGGCGCTGCGAGGAAAGCGACCGCGACAGCGCCGACACCGCGACGCGCGAGGCGTGGGAGGAGGTGGGGATCGATCCCGGCGACGTCGAGATCCTTGGGGAACTCGACGACTGCCATTCCATCCACAACTACCTGGTCACCCCGGTGGTCGGGATCTTCCCGGAAAACTACCTCCTCACCGTGAACGACGCCGAGATCGAGCGGCTGATCGAGGTGCCGCTGTCGCACTTCTCGAAGCCCGGCGTCTACCGCGTCGAATACTGGAACCACAAGGGAATAGAGAACTACCCGATGTACTTCTACCTCTACGGCGAGGACGAGATCTGGGGACTGACCGCGCGCATCCTCAAGAACTTCCTTGACGTGCTCTGGGGAGTGGAGCAGGCGGGTGAGGATTCCGAACAGTTCTAG
- a CDS encoding GGDEF domain-containing protein, giving the protein MVEGKGWISTDDMARHTGHNRVLCLIAWLLVGLVLLDSYLVPLPGRGNLLLSLFSLTLISSLTLTRIFLKSFQMKASLDLALLLIYLVAVCWFTGKADSPFIPVIYLILMATSLILGRRTTYLMAGLAVACYFLLLAGASPAFSGNITGHLIRVVPFVLMAHVGAMLSGEAEGARANVERLSLTDDLTGLNNMRSFETLALQQEKISRRYGTPFAICMLDADNLKQINDRYGHLAGTELIKWTARIIKANIRESDVAARFGGDEFIVMYNDHDRDQIRPAVERIVRAMDNCPFSYEGELIDCTLSAGIASYPADGSDLRNVVKQADLAMYRSKRMGKNRVSLAGGGGKETG; this is encoded by the coding sequence ATGGTAGAGGGAAAAGGTTGGATCAGCACGGATGACATGGCACGGCACACAGGCCACAATCGGGTGCTGTGCCTCATCGCCTGGCTCCTGGTCGGGCTGGTGCTGCTAGACTCCTACCTGGTCCCCCTCCCGGGGCGCGGTAATCTGCTCTTATCGCTCTTCTCACTCACCCTCATCAGCAGCCTCACGCTAACCCGCATCTTCCTGAAAAGCTTCCAGATGAAGGCCTCCCTCGACCTCGCCCTGCTGCTTATCTACCTGGTGGCGGTCTGCTGGTTCACCGGGAAGGCAGACAGCCCCTTCATCCCGGTCATCTACCTGATCCTTATGGCCACTTCGCTGATTCTTGGGAGACGGACCACCTATCTCATGGCGGGGCTCGCGGTCGCCTGCTATTTCCTGCTTCTAGCCGGCGCATCGCCCGCCTTTTCGGGCAACATCACCGGTCACCTCATCAGGGTGGTCCCCTTCGTACTCATGGCGCACGTGGGGGCGATGCTTTCCGGCGAGGCGGAAGGGGCACGGGCCAACGTGGAGCGCCTGTCGCTCACCGACGACCTCACCGGGCTCAACAACATGCGCAGCTTCGAGACTCTCGCCCTGCAGCAGGAGAAGATCTCGCGCCGCTACGGCACTCCCTTTGCCATCTGCATGCTTGACGCGGACAACCTGAAGCAGATCAACGACCGCTACGGGCACCTGGCCGGGACCGAGCTCATCAAGTGGACCGCCCGCATCATCAAGGCCAACATAAGGGAGAGCGATGTCGCGGCGCGCTTTGGGGGGGACGAGTTCATCGTCATGTACAACGACCACGACAGGGACCAGATCCGTCCCGCCGTGGAGCGGATCGTCCGGGCCATGGACAACTGTCCCTTCAGTTACGAGGGGGAACTGATAGACTGCACCCTTTCCGCGGGAATCGCCTCTTACCCGGCGGACGGCAGCGACCTGAGGAACGTTGTGAAACAGGCCGATCTCGCCATGTACCGGAGCAAGCGCATGGGCAAGAATCGGGTCTCCCTGGCGGGTGGCGGGGGGAAGGAAACGGGTTAA
- a CDS encoding metal ABC transporter permease, translated as MDLNEMLSYGFMQRALIGGSLIAILCSVLGVFLVLRRLSLIGDGLAHVTFGSVALTLLFRLQSVYMTLAVIPVVLASALGILKLAQKARIYGDAAIGMVSAIGIATGVLLASVAGGFNVDLFSYLFGNILSISWSELAIAAGLFIIVIAGVIMFYNELFASTFDEELAKSSGLDTDRINAVLVLLTALTVVLAMKVVGIMLISALLILPAVSALQVAKGFKAAIISAAAIGVGTVICGISVSFVLNLPTGATIVIINFIVFLLALAVRSLMRHP; from the coding sequence ATGGATCTGAACGAGATGCTAAGTTACGGCTTCATGCAGAGGGCGCTCATCGGAGGGTCGCTGATCGCCATCCTCTGCTCGGTGCTCGGCGTGTTCCTCGTGCTGCGCAGGCTATCGCTGATCGGCGACGGCCTCGCTCACGTCACCTTCGGAAGCGTCGCACTCACGCTCCTTTTTCGCCTCCAATCGGTCTACATGACCCTCGCCGTCATCCCGGTGGTGCTCGCCTCGGCCCTCGGGATCCTGAAACTCGCCCAGAAGGCGCGCATCTACGGCGACGCCGCCATCGGCATGGTCTCCGCCATCGGGATCGCCACCGGCGTCCTCTTGGCCAGCGTCGCCGGGGGCTTCAACGTCGACCTCTTCAGCTACCTTTTCGGCAACATACTCTCCATCAGCTGGAGCGAGCTCGCCATCGCGGCCGGGCTCTTCATCATCGTCATCGCCGGTGTCATCATGTTCTACAACGAGCTCTTCGCCAGCACCTTCGACGAGGAGCTCGCCAAAAGCTCCGGCCTGGACACGGACCGCATCAACGCCGTCCTCGTGCTCCTGACCGCACTCACCGTGGTGCTCGCCATGAAGGTGGTTGGGATCATGCTGATTTCGGCGTTGCTCATCCTCCCCGCCGTCTCGGCGTTGCAGGTAGCCAAGGGGTTCAAGGCGGCCATCATCTCCGCGGCCGCCATCGGGGTCGGCACCGTGATCTGCGGCATCTCGGTATCCTTCGTCCTCAACCTCCCCACCGGCGCCACCATCGTCATCATCAACTTCATCGTCTTCCTCCTAGCGCTTGCCGTGCGCAGCCTGATGCGCCATCCCTAA